GCTTCCTGAGCAGGCCCACGACCGGCGTCGACCGCGTGGCGATCGAACTGGTCCGTGCGCTGCAAAAGCGCCGCAACGCGGGTGCGCCCATCGAGCTGTCGATCGCCGTTCCCGCCGACGCGCCGGGCGATGGGGCGATCCGCGCCTCCCTCAACCTCGATGCGGACTGCCCGATCCTGCGCTCTCGCCACCGCGGCTATGGCTGGGAGCAGATCGCGCTGCCCATGCTCCAGCCCGACGCCATGTTGCTCAGCCTCTGCAACATGGGGCCAGTGCTACGGCGCCGACAGCTGGTGCTGATGCATGATGCCCAGATTTACGATGCTCCGGGCAGCTACAGCCCCGCATTCCGCTGTGCCTATCGCCTGCTGCAGCCCCTGCTGGCACGCCGGGCGCAGCATATTGCCACGGTTTCGGACCATTCTGCGCAGCGCCTGAGGCACCATCGGGTTGGCGGCCTCCGCGATTTTCACGTTCTGCCCAATGGCATCGATCATCTCGATGCGATCATACCGGACGACACGATCCTGAGCCGTCTCGGATTGCAACCGGGCAGTTATCTTCTGGCGATCGGCGCCAAAGCCTTTCACAAGAACATTCCCATGCTGCTGGCGGCCCATGCCGCTCTGCCTGCGCCGCGCCTGCCTTTGGTGCTGGTCGGCGGTGGCGAGGCAGGCGAAGACGTGATCTCGACGGGACGGGTCAGCGATGGCGAGCTTAAAGCGCTCTATAGCCACGCCAGACTGTTCCTTCTGCCCTCTCTGACCGAGGGTTTCGGCCTGCCCGCACTTGAGGCCATGGCCTGCGGCTGCCCGGTGCTGACCTCGGACGGCGGCGCCCTGCGCGAAACCTGCGGCGAGGCGGCGGCCTATTGCCCTCCCATGGACAGGCCCAGCTGGACGGCCCGCATCGGCGCTTTCTCCACCTCTGAGCGGAAGCTGGAGGCGATGCGCCGGGCCGGACTGGCCCATGCGGCGCGGTTCCGCTGGGACAGTGCCGCCGGACGCTTGCTTCAAATGGTGGAAAGCGCGAAGCAGCCCGTGGAGCGCCATGATCCGCAAGCGGTTGTCGCGCGCGGCTAAGGCGGCCTGCCCCAGCAAGGAAGACATATAAAAATAGAATGCGAGGGGGTTACCCCCTCGCGCTCCCATGACTGTCTACCTCGCGCATAACCGACCTGTTTGGCACGAACTCATGGCTCCGCAGGCAGGGACGATATGTTGCGCAAACCCATGTGATCGCCTGCGGCGCTGCAAACTTAGCCCAAGGCCGAACCCATAGCGCTACGCAGACATTAAAGGGAGCGCGAGGGTTATGACCCTCGCATTTTCCTTCTTACCCCCTTCCTGATCAATCATCGCCTAATTGATCTGCGTAAACCGTCGGATTTTCCGGTCGAAATGGGCAACCGAAAACCGCTCCGCCTGCTCGACAGCATGGCGCGGATCGAAATCGCGCAGGAAATCCTCCATGCGGCCGACTGCTTCGATCAGATCCTCGACCTCCTGGCGCGCAAACAGCACCCCGGTACGCTCCGGCACGACACTGTCGAGCAGGCCACCGCGCCCCAGTCCCACCACAGGCCTGCCCGAGGCCATGGCTTCCACCGGGGTCAGGCCGAAATCCTCTTCCGCCGTCATCACCAGCGCACGCGCACGCGCATAGGTCTGGCGCAGCTGTGTGAAATCGAGATGGCTGACAAAGCGGATGTTCGGTTTGGCCCGCGCCTTCAGCGCCTTGGCCATTCCCCCGCTACCAACCATCACCAATGGCAGGCCATTCTCGTTGAAGGCATCCACGGCCAGATCGGGGCGCTTGTAGGGCACCATCTGGCCGACCCAGAGGTAAAAATCGTCGATCTCGCCGGAAGGGCTGAACAGGCTGGTCTCGACCGGGGGGTGGATCACCTCGGCCTCGCGGCGCCAGAACTTGCGGATGCGCTGCTGGATAAAGCTGGAATTGGCCGCGAAATGATCGACCCTTGCGCTGGAACTCACATCCCATTCGCGCAGCCGGTGATACATGGTGGGCATCGCCATCCTGGCCAGCAGGTTCGCCTCTTTGCGATATTGGTGATAATGGTCCCAGATGTAGCGCATGGGCGAGTGACAATAGCAGAAATGCTGCGCATTGGGCGCGGTGATCACACCTTTGGCCGGCCCTGCCTCGCTGCTGATTACCAGATCGTAATCCGACAGGTCCAGCTCTTCCAGCGCCATCGGCATCAGCGGCAGATAATATTGATAAAACTTCCGCGCATAGGGCAGCTGGTTGATAAAGCTGGTGCGGACATTGGCCGCCCTGATCCGCGCGGACATCGCCGAGGGATCGTAGACATGGGTGAGGATATCGGCGTCGGGATAGAGATTGAGCAGGCGTTCAAGCACCCGCTCCCCGCCGCGCATCGCCACCAGCCAGTAGTGGACCAGCGCCACCTTTGGCCTTGACCGTCCGTGGGAGAGGATCGCTGGACTTCGAGCGGCGGCAGCAAAGCCGGGGGCGAGCAGGTTCATGTGTAATACTCGCTATACTTGTTGTAGTAAAAGGCGGGGTCCTCGCGGGTGAAATAGGCGCGCTTGGTCAGATCGACCTGATTGAGCGCCACACCCACAACATTGACGAGGTTCTTGGGCAGGCGCCCGCGCGCCGTGCGAATGGCAAAGGACGAGGTGTCACGCCATTTGGCCACCAGCACCACCGCATCGGCCCGCGTGGCCAGCGTGCGTGTCGCCGCGATCGGCAGGATCGGCGGCAGATCGAGGATGATCCGGTCGAATTTGCCGCGCATCGCCTCCAGCAATTGCGGGAAGAGCGGCCCGGTCAGCAATCTTTCGGAATCCGCCGAATTGGCACCCAGCGGGATCACGCAAAGCATGCGGTCCTGGACCAGATGGTCGATGTTGAGCGGCACGGAGCCATCCAGAATCTCGATCAGCCCCGGGTGATCCGGGCCGACATTGAACTGGCGGCTGATCCCGCGGCGGCGCATGTCACAGTCGATCAGCAGGGTGCGCGCCCCGCCTTCGGCCAGCACATGGGCCAGACAGCAGGAGGTCATCGTCTTGCCCTCGCCCGGCAGCGCCGAGGTCAGCGCGATCACCTGTGCCCGGCCCGTGGTGGACTGGTCTATCGCGGTGCCCAGCACCCGGAAGGCCTCGGTGAAGGCCGAACGGGGGCTGTCCTGAACCGCCGAGAGCGCGGGCGGCCTTTCAGCATGCACCGAAGAAAGCAGGGGGATCGAGGCCAGATAGTTTTCGGCCAGATTGTGCTCGACATCATGCGCCGTCGTCACGCCGAGGAACAGCGCATCGGTGATATAGGCCCCCACCACACCGACGCCCAAACCGATCACCGCCGCCAGCGCGATCACCAGCGGAATGTTGGGCGAAAGCGGCTTTTTCGGTTCTGAAGCCAGCGAGAGGATGCGCGCCATGGGGCGCTCACTGCCTTCTGCTGCCAGCAGTTGCTTATAGCTGCTCAGATAGGTGTCATAGATGCCCTGCGAGGCGTTGGCCGCGCGTTCAAGCCCGCTGAGCCCCACCATCGCGGCATTGTTGTCCGCCAGCTTCACCCGCGCGCCCTCAAGGCTAGCGTCAAGCGAGGACAGCCGCTCCTGCGACACATTGCGCTTGGCCTGCAGATTGGACATCACGCGGCCAATTTCCGCCTGAATGCGGCTGCGCACCTCCTGCAGCTGGTTCTGGCTCTGGATCAGCGCGGGGTGATTGGGGCCATAGCGCGATTGCAGATTGGCAACCTGCCCCGCCAGCTGCCCTTCCTGCGTGCGCAGATTGGCGATCACCGGCGAATCGAGCGCCTCACCAACGTCATCGCCCGAAGACCCCTTGCGCAGCTGCTCGATCGCCGTGTCGAGCCGCGCCCGATCCTCGACCGCCGAAGCGCGCGCCTTGCTGACCTCCAGATTGTAGGCAGAAATCTCCTGCTCGGCCAGCGAGGCGCCCGAGGTGCTGAGCAGATTATGCGCGATGCGATATTGCTGCAGCGCCTCGGTGTCCGACTGCGCCTGAGCCCGCAGCTTTTCCAGGCGCCCTTCCACCTGCTTGCGCAGGCGCAGGTTGCGGTCCTGCTCGGCGGTGACCTGCCACTGCGCATATTGGCGGGCATATTCATTCACCACCATCTGCGCTTCACGCGCTGAGGGCGCATCATAGCTGATGGTCAGCGCATAGGTCTGGCTGTTCCGCTTGGCCGAAACATGATGCATCAGAATGTCGTAAACGGCTTGCGACGGCATGACGATGCCGGCGGGCAGCGCCTGCGTCACCTTCGCGGCCATGTCCTGCGATTCGATGATTGCCGTCTGCGTGTCGACCAGCTGCGTTTCGGGCACGGCTGCGGTCGTCTCATCAGGGCTGCTGCCGGGCGCCTGTTTGGCGTTGTCCAGCACCATCACCGTCGCCTCGGCACGCCAGGTCTTGTGCGAAAAGAAGCTGAAGGCCGCGCCGACCAGCAGGCCGAGGACAGCGCATCCCACGATGATCCCCAGCCGTCGGCGCAGGAAGCTGACCGTGCCGATCAGATCGAGCCGGTCTGAAACGGCGATCGCCTGATCGCCCAAATTCGCAATCGCGGGTGTTTCCGCGTGTTTGGCCACAAGTTCACGCGAGCCGCTCATGGTTTCCCTCCATCGCTCGGTTCCATGGTGTTAAGGGGCTGGTACTTTTGCGTCACAACACAACCCTCACACCCACGGAGCCGGAAAAGCCGCTGTAGGAGCGCCCGGAAGCGCCCCCCCATTGCTGGCGCCAGCCTGCCTGTGCCAGCAGGCCGACATTGCGCGTCAGCCGGTAATGCCCGCCAGCCCCCGCCTCGACACGGCGGTCAGAGCGCGGCAGGCCGCGATAATCTTCCTGCGTGTAGGCGGCATGGGCATCGACCAGCACCCGGTCGCCCAGAGCGCGCTGGCCCTTCAGATCAAAGGTGCTGCGCACGATGGCCGGCGAGTTCGTCAAGGGGCTGGCATCGACGTCGCGCCGCCCGGTGGCCGTCAGGCGCCACATCGGCGTCGGCGTCCAGTTGCCGGCCAATTTATAGCTGATGCCGCTGACCGGCGGGGAGGACGCCAACTGGAATGTCTGCCGCATATAGCCGACCGCCGCCTCGGCATCGATGACCGAACTCACCGCGACATGCACCCCCGCCAACGCCGCATAGCCGCTGGAATTGCGGGGATAGCCAAGGTTCTGCGCATAGGTGACCTGATTGACGCTCAGCTCCGTATAGAGCCGCAGCGCGGGAGACAGGCGGTATTGCGTTTCCAGCATGCCCTGGCGGACTGTGGCGTTGCGATAGGACAGGTCGACGGGCACGCCCTGGATCGCGGCCTTGAGATAGTCCTGCGTGCGCAGCGATCCATCAAAGGCCACTTCCAGAATGCCGCCGCTGCGCGCCAGCCTCACATGGAGCTGCTTTCTGTTGTAAAGAACCGGATGATCGGTGGTGAACTGATCGCCGGCGGTGCCACGCATCTCATAGTCACGCGCCAGCTCTCCATCGGCGTTCACGGTGATCCGGTGGCCCAGATCCAGCCTGGTGCGCGCTGAGCCATGATAGGTCGAGGTGTCCTCGGCACCGATCTTGGCATAGCGCTGCAGCATGCCCCCCGCCGACAGCTCCGCCCAATGGCGAGCGGAGGTGGTGGCCAGATGCAGGTCGGACTGCAGAATGCCGATGGTGTCGGCCCTGCTGCCGGTGTCGACATTGTAGATGTTGGAATTGCCCTGCGCCTGAAGCGTGGTTTCATTGCGCAGCACCAGCGCATCGCCCAGCGGTACGCCCGGGCTGTTCTCAGGATCGAACATCTCGGTGGGCGTGAGTACGCGCGCCGTCTGCGCGCTGGCGACGCGCGGCAGGGCCAGCATGGCCAGCAGCAGCGTGGCGCGCGTGACCAGCGTCGGCGCCCGGCGCTTGGCCTTGCCGGACATCACATAGATGACGCGGTTTGCGGCGATCTCCCGCCGCTCCTCCCCCGCTGTCAGCATGACCACCAGCAGGCGGGCCAGTTGCCAGGCCTCGGCAAGATGCCCCGACGGGGACGGGCTGGACGAGGCGCTCCGTATGGCCGGGGCGTTCTTTACGCTTTGATCAGGCAGTCGGATGACCGCCTGCCGCGAGGTGCCGCTCTTTCCTAAGGTCCTGCGCGCCGCCATCAGCATGCCCCCTTGCGTGTAAGCACAGCGGGCAAGGTGGCCAACAGCAGCTTCCCGTCGAACACGAAGGAGCGACGGCGCAGATAGAGCCGGTCGGCGGCAACCCTGCGGCGATAGGAGGTATCGCTGCGCCCGCTCACCTGCCACACCCCGGTCAGCCCGGGCTTGCATTGCAGATAGCAGCTGGCATGAGCGCCATAGCGCGCCAGCTCCTCCTGCACGATCGGGCGTGGGCCGACCAGCGTCATCGTGCCATTGAGAACGTTGTACAGCTGGGGCAGCTCATCGAGGCTGCTCTTGCGCAGAAAGTCCCCGAACCAGGTCACGCGAGGGTCTTTGGACAGCTTGCGGTTATGCGCCCATTCGCTGCGGAAGGCGGGGTTGCTTTTCAGCAACTCGTTCAACCGACTCTCCGCATTGCGATGCATCGAGCGCAATTTGTAGCATTGGAACGCCTTGCCATCGCGGCCGATGCGGCTGTGCGCGAAGAAGGGCGGTCCACGATCCGTCAGCCAGATGATCAGCGCCAGCATCAGGATCAGCGGCATACACAGCACCAGCAGACACAGCGCACCGGCAACATCGCGCGATCGCGCCAGCCATTCCGAGGCCTGCCCCGACACAGCGCGGCCCGCATCCGGTTGATACCTGCCCTGCACCACCCGGCTCCATGGCTCGGTGGCGGCTTTGGCGATCACCGGATAGCGATCCCGGTTCCAGTCCACCGCGGGCCGCTCCTCATCGAGGATGATCAGCTTCTCGACCGGCGAGGGCGGCGACCAGAGCAACAGAATCGGAGACGCCACGATCACCGCCTGGCCGCCGTCTTGCACATCTGTTCGTGAGGTCAGCATGGGATGTCACATCACCAATCGAATGGAGAAAGACAGGTTTGACAGCGCCCGAGTGGCACCATCACGCCTATGACGATTTCCCAATTTCCCATGCCGCACAACCGAGCATCCGGTGTAGGGATGCCTACTCAAAGTGGTTAAGGAAACATTGCCTTCTGCGCCGGGCCTCTCACTCAGAATAGCGATTTCGGGTGATCGCGGGCTTGGCTATGCTGCGTGAAATAACTGTAACCAGCCATTCCCTGGCGCGAGGAGACGGCGCATGAAGACCATCGCCAGACTGTTGCGTTCCCATTCGCGGCAAGCCCTCACGGCGGCTTGCCTGGGCCTGGTGGGGATCACCGCCCTGTCTGCCCCGCTCGGCGCCAGTGTGGTGCGAACCACCGTGGCGCAGCTCAACCAGGACTTGCGCGCGGGCTATCAGATCGGCGCGGGTGACCATCTGCGCATCACCGTCTTCGACGAACCCACACTGACGAATGATTATATCGTCAACGAGAGCGGCGCTGTCGCCTTCCCGCTGATCGATGAGGTCCCAGCCGATCAACTGACCACATCGCAATTCGCCGGCAAGCTCGCCGAGAAGCTCAAGGCCGGCGGTTATGTGCTGACCCCGAAGGTGGCGGTCGAGATCGTCAAACATCGCCCTTTCTATATTCTGGGCGAGGTCAGCAAGCCGGGCGAGTATCCCTATACCGGCGATCTCACGCTGGCCCAGGCCGTGGCGACCGCCGGTGGTTACACCGCGCGGGCTGACACGCGCACCATCAAGATCCAGCGCCGGTCAGGCGAGCAGCCCATTCAGGTCAAGCTGGATGCTCCGCTGCGGATTGCGCCCGGTGATACAATCATCATCAAAGAGGCATTTTTCTGATAATTTCAGGAAATAAAAATACGATCCTGGCATCGAAAATGAATAGTTAAAAAGTACTGATGCTAAAATACCAGACACAAGATCGTAATCATCAGCCGATTCCCGACAGACTGATGTCAAAAGGCGCGAATCATAGCCATACCTCCTTGAGGCATGGAAGTTTCCCGCATCTCCTCGACTTTACAGATTATACCTGTCGGGCGGCATCACCGTGATGCCGCCCGTATTCGTACAGTGGTGTCTTATTTTGGGATGCCTCACCCCCTCGAAATGGGTTATCCCAAAGGGGTAGAATCATGGGTTAAGTCACTGTTTTAAGTATTAATTCGTGACTTAAAACTAGTTAACAATGCGTAACCACAAGTTGGTTGATTTCAATTAGCTCATGCAGCATCCTCAAAAAAAATGAGGGTGTTCGGAGTCGCACCGAACAGGCATGCCACTCTTGATGGCATGGAAAAAATTCCATGATTGCGTCTGGTGGAGATAAGAAATCGGGGAAAGAAAAATGCGAACAGATGTTTGTATTGTCAGCGAATATGAAATATCTCGCGAAGGATTAAAAAATATCCTCAAAACAGAGGGTTTCAGAGTCGTAGACTTGTTCGCAACTGTTGCCGAGGCCGTTAACTCCAGCCTTCCTCAAGATGCATTTATTGTTCTTGATGGCTTTCCCGTTGCTGAACAAGCCGGCCTGGTCAAAGATATTATGGACCACTGCCAGACCTCTCTGGTGGCGGTGCTGTCCGAGCGCTTCGATGTCAACGCGATGATCGCCTGTTTTCAGAACGGCGCCAAAGGTTACATCGTCCGTTCAATGAAAGCACTGCCCATGACCACCTCGCTGCGGCTCGCCGCGATGGGGGAAAGGGTTATTCCGTCCGATCTGGTCGATCTGTTCAACCGGCAGCCGCTTGGCGAATTGCAAAATGCCGAGCCGAAAGGCAACACCTTCCCGGGCAGCGAGGCCGCCCATAACGGCCACGACCTATCCGGCTCCGCCATGGATCAGACGGCCCTGTCTCCCCGTGAGCGCGATGTGCTGCGCTGCCTGATGGCTGGCTATTCGAACAAGCTGATCGCCCGGCGCCTGGTGGTGTGCGAAGCGACCGTCAAGGTTCATGTAAAGGCGATCCTGCGCAAGCTCAACGTCAACAACCGGACACAGGCCGCCATCTGGGCCAGTTCGCGCGGGATTTCCGAGGCTCGCCTCGCGCCATGACAAGACGCCTGCTCCTTTGGAAGGAGCAGGCGCATGCCACCCAATGAAATAGGCAGAAATCCCGGGATGTCTGGTCATTCCGACCCGGTCCGGATTTCGGATTGCTGAACGCTATGTGCGAAACAGCATCGTCACCAGAAACAGAATGGTCTTGAAATCCAGCAGCTTGAGCGCGGCACGGGCTTCCTGCGGCGTCAGTTTGGCGACCATCGGCATGGCACCGAAGATCTTGCCGCGGATCACCAGCGCATCACCGTCGCGCTCAATCTTGCGGACGGTCATCAGTTCCTTGTCATTGGCATCGAGCACGCGCATCTGCGGCGGCTTTTTGGTGGTGTTCATCAGATGGCTCCCCCGCAGACCTTGTCGAAATCGATGCCCATATCATCCATCATCTGGATTGCCGTGGCGCGGCCCGCACCGAAGACCCCGCCGCCCGGGTGCATGAACGGCCCGACCAGATAGAGCCCCTCGATCTGCGGCACGCGAAAATGGCCGAGGTCCGGCGTGGGGCGGTGGCCGACCGACTGATACATGAAGGGCGCGCAGCCATGGATGTCGCCCTTGATAAAGCTGGCCGGGCTATCGCGCTCATGATCGATGGGGGAGCGGATCAGGCGGCCCGTGATGTTGTCATCGGTGAGGTTGCTGTAGAATTTGCGATATTGGGCAAGGGCAGCGTCGGCCACCTCTTCCTTCTTTTCATCCCACGCCGCATGGCCGCCATCGAACAGTTCATAGGGCGCGAAGTTCACACCATAGAACACCCCTGCCCCTTCCGGCGCGCGTGAGGGATCGAAAATGGTGTTATCGCCGCCCGCGATCAGGCGCGGCGCAGTGAGGCCCCGGCGCAGCTTGTCATACTCCAGCAGCATGTCGCGCATGGTGTAAAAGTCCATGAGCTCGGTCATCATGGCGTTGGTTTCATTGCCGACCTTCAGCTTCAAACGCTCCTTCAGCGTCAGATGCATCAGGTTGATCGAGAAGGTGGAGGGCGTGACACGCTCGGCACGTTCCAGCACCGGTTCGGGCGTTTCGGCGACAAACTTGCGCAGCACATGCGGGTGGATCGCACCGATCACGCCGTCCTTCGCCATAAAGGTCTCGCCTGTCGTCAGTTCCAGCCCGACGGCCTTGCCGGAAGAGACGATCACACGCCTGACCTCGGCGCTGCAACGCACCTCACCGCCCCAATGCTCGATGGCACGGACCAGCGCCTTGCTGAGCTGCCCCGAACCGCCCTTGGGCATCGAGCAGCCATAGGTATGGATGATCCCCGGCATCAGGAAAGCACCCATGCCGGTGCCCAGCTCATCGGGCATCTGCAGGTTTTCGGTGACCATGCGCAGGATATGGAGGCGCAGCAGATCGCTCTCGAAATACTGGTTCACCACATCCAGAGCGCTGCGGCTCATCACATCGAGCAGGAAGCGCCCCTCGTCGGACTGGTCCATCATCGCCACAAAGGCGCCCATCGGGAAGGGCGGTGAATAAAGCCCGCTCATAAACATCGGCAGAGCGGCCATGCTGGCCTTGGCGAATTTGCGATAGGCCTCGGCATCGCGCGGGCTGAAACCGGCGATTTCCTCGCAGGTGCGGTCCAGATCCTTCCAGGAGCGCACGATGGTGCCATCCTCCCAGATCGAGGCATGGGGCAGTTCGGGGTAGATATATTCGAGACCGAAGCGGCCCAGCAGGCCCAGCTCGTCCTGCCGCAGCATGGGGTTGCCCTGGATCATGATATGCACGTTGGAATGCTCATCATGCCAGAAGCCGGGCCTGATCAGTTCACGGGTGGAGACGCCGCCGCCGAAATGGGGTTTACGTTCCAGCACCAGCACCTTCTTGCCGGCCTTGGCCATATAGGCGGCGGCGGTCAGGCCATTGTGGCCCGCGCCCATCACCACGATATCGTAATTGCTCATGCATGCTCTCCGGAAAAGAAGGCGCGGAAGGCGGCGAGGCCCGGCACATGGCTGGCGCATCCACCATCAGCGACCAGCACCTGACCCGTGATGTTCCGCGCAGCATCGCTGGCGAGGAAAGCCACCGCCTCGGCGATGTCTTCCGCAACGCCCAATTGGGTGCGCAGGGTTTCGCCCTCCACGGCGGCGCGCAGTTGGGGTGGGAAGGCTTCGCGCAGCGCGGGCGTCATGGTCATGCCGGGGGCGACGGCGTTGCAGCGCACGCCATGGATGCCATGGCTGGCGGCAATGGCACGCGTCATCTGGATGATCGCGGCCTTGGACGAGGAATAGGCCGCCTGAATGATATGCCCCTGAAGCGCCAGATTGCTGACTGTGTTGACGATATTCCCATGCGTCTCCCGCAGATGCGGCAGCGCCGCCCGGCAGCCGATCATTGTGCCGCGCACATTCACCGCATAGGTCCGGTCCCAGAGGGCCGTCGCCATATGTTCGATATCGCCATCCTGCTGAGCGATCTCGGGCCCGAGCAGTGCGGCATTGTTGTGCAGCACATCCAGCCGCCCGAAATGCGCGACGGTTCGGGCGACCATCGCTTCGATGCTGTCGGCCTGCTCCAGATCCAGCTCAATTGCCAGAGAGCCGGGCAGGCTCGCCGCCAGCTCCTTGGCCCGCTCGAAAGCAATGTCGGCGATCGCCACCTGCGCGCCACGCTGCGCCATCAGTTGCGCCGTGGCCCAGCCGATCCCCCCGGCCCCGCCGGTGATCAGGGCCACCTTGCCATCCATCCGGATTGCATCCTGCGTCATTCGCTTGCTCTCCCGTTTGCGCGCTGACGCGCGGCCTCCCTTTCCGCGCTTGTCCGCGCGGCTGATCGATGCTCTTAATCGCCGGACACCCCAGCGGAAGACGGCACTTTTTTGTGCCCTGCATGAAGACAAAGATTGTGATCGATCCGGACGATTTTCCTCAGGACCTGCGCCAGGGTCTGGCCGTACTCGCTGCCGATATGGCCACCCATGGCACGCGCCGCATCGATCCCCCGCGCGAGGTGATGGCGATGATGGGGGACCGCTGGACCTCGCTGATCCTGCAGGTGCTGATGATCGGCACATGGCGCCACGCCGATCTGAAACGCGCGCTGGCGGCGCTTTCGGAAGAGCAGGCCATTTCGCAGCGCGTGCTGACACTGAAGCTGCGCGCGCTGGA
The Novosphingobium terrae DNA segment above includes these coding regions:
- a CDS encoding SDR family NAD(P)-dependent oxidoreductase; protein product: MTQDAIRMDGKVALITGGAGGIGWATAQLMAQRGAQVAIADIAFERAKELAASLPGSLAIELDLEQADSIEAMVARTVAHFGRLDVLHNNAALLGPEIAQQDGDIEHMATALWDRTYAVNVRGTMIGCRAALPHLRETHGNIVNTVSNLALQGHIIQAAYSSSKAAIIQMTRAIAASHGIHGVRCNAVAPGMTMTPALREAFPPQLRAAVEGETLRTQLGVAEDIAEAVAFLASDAARNITGQVLVADGGCASHVPGLAAFRAFFSGEHA
- a CDS encoding winged helix-turn-helix transcriptional regulator; this translates as MKTKIVIDPDDFPQDLRQGLAVLAADMATHGTRRIDPPREVMAMMGDRWTSLILQVLMIGTWRHADLKRALAALSEEQAISQRVLTLKLRALERDGFVARHATADVPPRVSYRLTPLGTELAQEGRRMIDWVNERSAAILQARTTFDQRDD